ttcaagccaccaatatatggctctgtatgcgtgctatggcaaacgcttgtttgacgcttggtttacgttgtacgaacgatgcctggaggtgcaattccactgagacaatgctaaataacatgtagcatgatatttgaaacttgcatgtgttgtcattgttgttgtttcctcgtggtgccaaagatatattgatgtagttatgagatgtggaataatggtgatggtgcaacatgtatataatcgactgtagccgagtctatgtcaattgcaaaaaaggccaccggaatagcgttcgacgtaaattttcaatgcattgacatgaaattaattgcgacatatgattagttagtgtattgttctgcgagggcaagaatgaatcatcaatcaattatcgtcaactgattctacaatgaaaaaacatttaagagattattctactaagcagttgtttctaaaatttcacagcactatagaataatatccgaaggtataaccaagcgacttatataaaataacagcgtagttctacgtcaacaatgcggttgtatcttggacacaacctcctataattttttttgtttggcagTGTGATCTGTGCAGAAGAGGCAGTTAAAAAATATATCGAACTCCTATTGAAAATGATCATGAGCGCACAACCTGATCTTTTCGGTCATGTCATGCGTGAATTCTAATTCGAAcccctacagaaaaaaaattacaagagtGGTGTCCAAGAAACGATCGTATTGTTATAGTAGGACTAAGGAATTATTGCCAATGAGAATAAACAGTATTAAAAATTAAGGAATGAGCTCATTAGTAGAAATATTTAGTAGAATTGACAAGGGCCGAATAATGAATACATGGGAGGAGGGGTGCGAACGATTCTAAAAGCAATGAGAAATCAAACTAAGCGAAATCCGCTGTCACAACTGGAGCGAAGGAGTAAATTTCACCTCCATTTTTTAACCAAAAATCAGTTCTCACCGCAGTTAAATTGCTTCTTCAAATTTGGCTTAAAACGTGCTGCACTTTGATGCCACTTTAACTCGgaaacaatgcatgaattggcgaacattgaatgatcgatcggaagATATAACTGAGAACGCTCCTGAAGTTCTccaggaaaaaaataataattcaaaaacccataagttataaatttcaaaatgcCTCTCAGCTTCAAACCATGGTGTTGGTTGATCGCTGCCTAGAGTGAAACTAAAAATTGAACAGAAAGAATTGAATTATAGATTGTTTTGCTGGTTATTCGCCTCTAGTCTTGAAAAGCGATTTCGAAAACTACACCTAAACTCTCAACCTTCAGAAAGGCCATTTTGGGCGCCCTCGACGTCGTCGTCGACTGGTTGTCAGTCGGATGACTGCCGAATTGTAATTGCTgctaaaaaatgcaaaatgaaTCATACCTATAGCTCTAACCAAGATGACACGTGTAGTCTCTTATCACATTAACACGGCGCAGCAATATCTCTAATTTAACTCTCAGCATTAACATATGAAGTTGGTTGATCGCTGTCTAGAATGAAACTGGAAAACGAAACAAAGCAACACAATTTATATCTCTAACTCGATACTAGgggacatcgaaaaaaaaaccatgccATTTAAACTGAAGCCCATGAAAAAATGTTACTCATTGCATTGCGGGAGAACGTGAGCGGCGAATAAAATCGGAAACACTTTTACTTGTTGTCGTGGGAAAAAAATTGCTGATGATACTTCCCAATTTGTGCATTTGGAATCAAAATTCATCCATCAATTAAAGATATACTATCGTCCAAAATTTATACACTTTTTCCACCCGAAACATTGAAATGGGTCGTCATAAAACTATgagtgggttatacctatgatataaccgcaaggttgacgcaggactgccgttggcttagtaatcaattgtatttcttcaattagcaataatctcacctcggatgttcctcattgagtacgatatcgccgctgcgcagatctatcttttgtgtgtattgaataaattattgattaaactagtaaatggatgaaactatttacaaattcaattgcaaacaaatcccaatttaaataaattcatgcattatggtagaagttatcgcagcaaatagttatcaacattttgcctaatcatcaaacggtatgcgtgaTTCAGTGAGCTGGCAACATGAAGAGATGCatgtcttgaataatcgagccaaagcgttgcatttgtacccgcttttgtagaccgtgatagctAAACGAATTCAGGGGTGTAAACCCACtggggggtataaaagtattaccgacttgaatgtatctgcaatgccgatattCCCGACATCCTGGCTTCGGAATCTGTATTAGGAatacacattccggtttgcaaaaatgcaagcgagtacaaaagcacccgcagcttgcatctattttgaaatgccgatttcctcaggctccatggttttgaaatttgtgttAGGAAAagattccgatttgcagaaacgcaagcgagtaaaaaagtcacaggaaggttgtgtccgagacacgaccgcatagttgacgtaggattccgtttggcattctgttgattttgtatataattgaagaataaaatcattaaactctttgataatgatttggtggctctgaaaagtgatgatgacagcaggatggtaaacagtcgttggatgttgcgtatcagataaaagataccgaagtggaacgagatatgatgaaaaccgctctctgtgatcctagacgagatgcatcCTGTGCTATGTATGGATGaactggagaaaaaaaactcaccaatgtaatataagataattaccaaataattataattactcatcagtaaaaacatgttacttttttttaatatagagaaaacatatttgaaatggaaaaggtaattttcttatataatttttactttctgagtgtttattcaacccaatgcgaatttcaattggactaacaacaactgatactatatgtagagcatatgggaaatcactttttctaatatttcttcatttttccaatttttctcgtcgtataaactttccttgggtgaaaatgaacacaacaaaacagacagcttaaaccaaacgacccgttctcgagcgggaacacacattggtttttaatcatgaaaattgaaataaatcgttttatatatcgtcattttcaacacaactgctaccatatacaattttacgctgacacttgtgctaaattttcacaatacacgatcggtcattgatatgaaaattCACGAAGCAACAAACATtagagttccaaatttaaattttatatgctagaattaatcgtatcactcaccttacttgcaacataaaaatgcccccgacttgcatatatttgcaaagtccatttcccccgggcaccttggttttgatgtctctgttagggaacacatttcggtatgaacaaaagttccccctactgtAATTGCAatcccgatttcccccaggcagcttggtttttatgtctctgttagggacccaccgcatgtgtcgtcattttcgaccaatcagaagtgggtatttccgttaatatatgggttgagatttttcaattgttcgatagttagtttcatgacatatgttattttcttcaatataaaaaattgttatggagtaccgaaatcgattgacgcaaaaaattcatcaatccatcatggaatgactgagcaataagcgtttgaaattggacaattttcatgatgtgctcgattttcgattttcaatttgtacccccatatgttcccgaaagacgtaatcctacgtcaaaagtacccgctgcttgcatctaatttgcaatgccgatttcctcaggccccatggttttgaagtctgtgttagggaaacattccgatttccagaaaagcaagcgagaacaaaagttcccgctgcttgcatctaactTGCTATAAGCGATTTCCCttggcttcatggttttgaagtctgtgttagggaaacatccacccattccagcgatcgtacctcaactGTTgctcaatcataactgagtggactttcgagcggcactcgcttgtataccgattggtgtgatttcttgagcctgttttgaaagcaattttagggctattaaaacaagtttttggatcaaaaagtaacaaacatataacgcgtacacattttatcttccgaatgaaatgtttatcataccatttcgttcagttgtttaggagctattaacgctctcgttctcggccgtaacgctttcgttttagaaactttgaacttacaccccagtatagaaatgaaagacgtagtcctacgtcaaaaaatgctaTCTTACTGAACCATCTGTTTTTCAAAAAGCTTATACATTAATATTTCTAATGATGTAATAAACATATAGGTTATCTCGACTATtgtcgaaaaaacattttttgcgaTTTTCTTACTCTTTTCATCTTTTCTTCCCAATAAACTTAAGATTGAACTTGTCTTGGTTCAAGTTTATactttcaatataaattttcaagAGATGCATTGGTAAAAATCAGTCTTCTAACTTTGGTAATCTGAAAAGGAAAGAACAATATCAAAGACAATTTCAGCATGATAGTCTTCCGGACTAAGGCAAATTTGAATGTAAGAGTCACGTTCTCTGGTGAAAATGGAAGCAATACAGAGGTCACCCATATCGGAAATCTTGACCGAGAAACTTCGACCAGTATTCCttgtcgatttctccaacaaCTGAACCATCTTCATTATCCATGGTAGAAATGTTTACACTTTGAGTGAAGTCACACAAACGAAGTGTGATCGCGAATTCAGCGAAAAATGCAACACATTTTCTCTCATATTTAAGTTCCCGTTGAGTCCACTCGAATAAAATTAACATAGTGAtgtgatatatcaaattgaattgcATCCTACATCAACTCCATTTTAACGTTTCCTGATGATCTtcgggtaatttttttttcaacaagccTCATTAGCGGCACCCTGAATAAATATTATCGCATACTTTATTAAATAACTTACGTATATGAAGGCAAACATAAatctaaaccgattcagattatcCTCGACTGCTCGGCAATATCATTCTCGGTACACATGAGCGAATCCGAGGTAACCTCCGAGAATCGCTTAAAGCTATCAACTAATCTGTCGAAGTTAAGATTGTACGAAGCCAGGGCATTGTTGGCAGTACTGATCGCGTAATACTTGGACCCGTTGATGATCCGATTGATGTACTCCACCCTCAGCTTCTTGGAGGTGATCATCTTAACAATCACTGGCAGTGACTCGCCAAGGGCTTTGTTCCAAATTTTGGTTAGCTTGCCACTTTTCGGCATCAAATGAGCCACCCTCACGGTAGATGCTCGCAGGGCAAGGTCCCCGTCCAGATTGGTGAGATACAGCAAGTCATCCTTCTCTTCGTACTCAACATCCAGGTGAACGAGTGTATCGTACAACGAGAGCCTGGATGTCCCATTGGCGCGATTTATGCTGGTGGTCGCGAAAGTCGTAATATTCGGGAAGTTCAGCGTGATACCAGTTTTGCTGCGACTGAAAGAGGTGTTTGATGGTATCCAAGTGAAATTATCCAACCCATGGATGACGATGTTGGATGCGGTGATTTGTACTCTGGAAAAATATGGTGTCAATATGGATTGAAAAAGATAATATTTTGGAACCAACTTCATGAGACTCAAAAAATCCAGTGATGTCTTAAACTTGTAGGACAATTTCAACGGGACGAGTGAAGGAATGCCAAATTTAGGATATCCACATCTCAGCTGCTTCTTCAGTGTGTCGAAGAAAGTGTCAGCCTCCTTTACTGCGATGATAAATTTCCATCATTTATTGTTTCATTAAACACTCACTTAGCTCACCTTCGTAGCTAATGGCATCCGTGCTGCTGGCAGTCACTTGTTCTGTTGGTTTTGGCTCCACTTTGGATCCGTTAGTCACCGGCTTATTTCCATCACAGTTCACTATTTGGGCACTAATTAGCACTGCTATCAATAGCACCATTCCAGACCGATAGGATCTCATCTTCACCGATCAGCTAGCAAAACGGTATCGTACACACAGGGCAGCCAAAGCCTAGTTCCACTCTGTCCTGTTCCGTTAACGACCGAAACCGTTCTGAAAGTGTGGCTTTGACCGagtttcaatttatatttcGAAATCACCATCACACATCACCACTAACAGCTGATCGATGGTTGCCCTGCTTTGTATCTCCGCGGGAACTGGTTTACGGATGCCGCCCCATAATAACGGCGCTTTCGAACGCTGGGTCACCACACTCTAGCCAGCGGTCAACAGACGGACGGACGCACAGAACAGCCCACCCGGCGTGGAACCAGTTTCGATGTCAACGATGCGGCCGCAAGGCGCCAGAGcccaaaactcgagaaagggagAGTGGATGAATTCGGGAGCTGTTGTAGGTCATTTTTCTAGTGCCGTGACTGTGCGTTGTTGAATTTTGACCcaaattggatatttttggaAAGGCGATGCACCGGACTATTTTTGAGCTTCTGAAGAATATTCAACAGCCTCGATTGAGACCATTTAAAATAGCACAAGAGCAACCTGAATTAAACACACGCATGGGAAAAATCAAAAGGCCGCATATAACATTGCTGAAGAAAAGCATCCACCCGGACTCAAATGGACAAATTGTCAACCCTTGCGAGATAACGAATCTAAGACCGTCCGTTACATAAGGACGACATCGTGAAGGCACATTGGAACGGGAAAAACTCAGAAATAGAAAAGTTTGTCGTCTCAGTTTTCATCTCGGAGGCGGAGGAATGGGTGAGATTAGTCCGAGGATCCCCGTCGAATAGATAAAGGGGGCGAAATAAAGGGGTAAATTTGGTTGTCCAACATTTGCTCAACTAGAAGCAAAGAGCAGCAGTGAATCAACGCTGTAAGAGTGGGTACGATGATTTGAAATCATGGAACTCAAAAAGCAATATATAATCAAACCACTGCCAAGTTTGATGTCAGTGACCATAGTGAGCTACCAAATGGTGGGAAGAGTAATTAATTTCCTGACGAGTTTTTGAGAAACTAGCATTTCTATCGATTGGATCTCTGCTAAAAAAAATGCGGATACGCCGGAATATACTGAAAAAGTATCGCTACAATACTGAACATTactgaaaataaacaattttcaatgaaaaatgttatacagggtctttcagattaaacgctcacgcaacaatttttaataacatctacaaaagtgaaccgatttttatttaaaaaaaaacgaaaataaagcttattttaggacattttcgatgtgaccaccccttttttcgataacgtttcaaacggtgaacaaaattcttcatgcacaactctaacattacgacttcaatgctgttgaaaatccgagttatttcttctttaagttcctccaaattttgtggctcattaacatagcaacggtccttcacgtacccccagaggaagtaattgacgatgagaaatgttgaaattcttaccataaaaggacaaagtttcattaagccTTCGGTTGCTTCGTCTCCGGTACTACttcgatttcactaaaaatatacgttcttgtaaattgttcatcttgacactaaaaaccatccgatcagactgagcGAGtaaccgaatattatcgtcccgaagtgaggaatgcagtgttaccatcgacggagcgaaaaaaaaaattataaggagctattcgatttttttttcctgagcgtttaatctgaaagaccctgtaccaGAAAAGCAAGTTTCTGATCTATTTTAGAATTTCGTATCGTCATGAACATGATCTTCAAGGCCGAATCCAACTTATAATCGAACAGTATCAGAACACACAGCGTCCAGTAGAAAGCGTATCTTCTAACCTCTTCTTCCTCTAAGTATTGAAGTTCGCCGATTTGGATATTATTATCTAATTACCAATATTATTTATACCTTTCACACATTTTTGGAACCACTCCGTTCTAGCAAGTggtgtcaaaaatatttcacACTTTAGGaaaatatgatgatgatgatgatggacaTAATAATTCAAACCAAGTACAAAAATAAGAGAGTTATCTACAAAAGCTAATTTTGGTACACATGGGTATAGATTTGATATTACACAGGAAactatataatttttattgaaaactggAATGTAACCTGCAACATCTCGTCTTGAATAATCACAAGCTGCTGTACGAGTGCTCGATAGgttttgagataaaaaaattaaaaacaagtaCTACATGTCGGGGGGCTCTGGGGGTAAATGAATGAATTTTGGCTTTTGGTACTTTTCGAATTTTGTTTGTAGTTAAacaaaaacctattttaatacataaaaaaaattaataatggcaaatgcgtacttttgccccatagtgggggcaaaagtgcgcacttattgaattgtaatTCTGAAGTAACTTGTAACAGAAATAAATCCTTCGTCATTaccagcgggagaagcatcattaccagAGTGTGCAGGCACCATTCAGTGGAGAGGAGGGGGGTGctgtatgatgttttatgggtggagatgaGTGGGTGTTTTGGTCGAACATATCACGTGGAAATGTTTGGGAGGGAGGAagctgacaatataagatatctgaaaatgtccaacatttgaaacagaactcatttttattaacaaactagctgacccgataaacttcgtcccacccacaattaatatattgatataaatgacttcgaacactcaagttcccacagaaattatttttatgtacataatctatactcgcggtgtataatttcttttttgacatataagccagatgcagactaagacgcatcaatcctgatactgactgtttaaatccgttgctccgtttttGAGTTAAATCGTAAGGAACGGATTGTTAttaatatagatcaagtttataaatacgcggaggcgatctggcgtagtggtaacatccatctCTCTCATgccaaaggtcacgagttcagttctcactcccgacattcttccaaacatggaagtaaaaagtgacgaaccagccaaatgagttgaaaatcactataatacagataaaaaaaaaatatatatatatatataaatacaaTGTTatgtcattttgaattatttttaagcaattgttcattcttcttcttcatcttggattccggttctgaggattccgacgctttgcctttgCTTCGTTgagctgttgtggggttcgagcctcttcctcagagctgaatCAGAAATACCGAGTTCGGTCGCAGttcgacgcttcgagactccctcccaaagcctctgtcgggccatttcgagcatttctggagtgtatttcttcaaatcagttttcttcttgtgggtcccgtcaaaaatttggttgaaaacattttatcaattttttgagagcaaaacgctggtgcgaacttttgccccacagccactgcgcactttAGCTCCACAAGTatttttacgcgatttgctcCAAATGAcgcgattttgacgtaggatcacgtctttcgggaacatattggggtacaaattgaaaatagaaaatcgagcacatcgtgaaaattgttcactttcaaacgcttattgctcagtcatttcatgatggattgatgaattttttgcgtcaatcgatttcggtattcgaaacaattttttatattgaagaaaataatatctgTCTCTAGAATCCGTGtactatttttttacatttggaTGTGAATTCTGATACAAAAATGTATATTTGAATTTCAAATCTGAAACTCAATTAaatctaaaatttaaatttataatctGGTATACAATATCTTTATttggaactagctgacccggcaaacttcgttccgccca
The Toxorhynchites rutilus septentrionalis strain SRP chromosome 2, ASM2978413v1, whole genome shotgun sequence genome window above contains:
- the LOC129770862 gene encoding uncharacterized protein LOC129770862, which codes for MRSYRSGMVLLIAVLISAQIVNCDGNKPVTNGSKVEPKPTEQVTASSTDAISYEVKEADTFFDTLKKQLRCGYPKFGIPSLVPLKLSYKFKTSLDFLSLMKVQITASNIVIHGLDNFTWIPSNTSFSRSKTGITLNFPNITTFATTSINRANGTSRLSLYDTLVHLDVEYEEKDDLLYLTNLDGDLALRASTVRVAHLMPKSGKLTKIWNKALGESLPVIVKMITSKKLRVEYINRIINGSKYYAISTANNALASYNLNFDRLVDSFKRFSEVTSDSLMCTENDIAEQSRII